One window of the Clupea harengus chromosome 20, Ch_v2.0.2, whole genome shotgun sequence genome contains the following:
- the zdhhc2 gene encoding palmitoyltransferase ZDHHC2 isoform X2, whose amino-acid sequence MAPSGSRSIKRSCKRVLHWIPVLFISIIVAWSYYAYVVQLCIESVENLGEKIVYLLAYHLFFIMFVWAYWQTIFTEPMHPLKEFHLSYSDKELLERVDRGESQQEILRRIVRQDLPVYTRTMSGAIRFCDRCILVKPDRCHHCSVCDKCILKMDHHCPWVNNCVGFSNYKFFMLFLAYSLLYCLFITATDLQYFIKFWLSGLPDTQAKFHIMFLFFAASMFSVSLAALFAYHCWLVCKNRSTLEAVRAPAFRHGPDKNGFSLGLSKNVRQVFGDEKTYWPIPVFSSLGDGCSFPTCLVNQDPEQPSTPPVQSPPNKSVGEPPQFPAKPLRESQSRLLNSGESWRESKGPGDRERTGTPNPALTIENEL is encoded by the exons ATGGCGCCGTCTGGTTCGCGCAGTATTAAAAGAAGCTGTAAGAGAGTTTTACACTGGATCCCGGTTTTATTCATCTCCATAATTGTGGCATGGTCTTACTACGCCTATGTTGTCCAGCTTTGTATTG aATCAGTTGAAAATCTTGGAGAGAAAA TTGTTTACCTCCTGGcatatcatttatttttcatcatGTTTGTGTGGGCATATTGGCAAACTATCTTCACCGAACCCATGCATCCCCTGAAAGAG TTCCATCTGTCATATTCGGACAAAGAGCTGTTGGAACGAGTGGACCGAGGAGAGTCTCAGCAGGAGATTTTGAGGAGGATTGTCCGACAGGATTTACCCGTCTACACGCGCACAATGTCAGGAG CTATTCGTTTTTGTGATCGCTGCATTTTGGTGAAGCCAGACCGCTGTCATCACTGCTCAGTCTGTGATAA GTGTATCTTGAAGATGGATCACCACTGTCCATG gGTGAATAATTGTGTCGGCTTCTCCAACTACAAGTTTTTCATGCTGTTTCTAGCATACTCTTTACTCTATTGCCTTTTCATCACTGCAACGGACCTGCAGTACTTCATCAAATTCTGGTTG AGTGGCCTGCCAGACACCCAGGCCAAGTTCCACATTATGTTCTTGTTCTTCGCTGCCTCTATGTTCTCTGTCAGTCTGGCAGCACTGTTTGCCTACCACTGCTGGCTAGTTTGTAAAAACAGATCAACTCTCG AGGCTGTTCGGGCCCCTGCATTCCGTCATGGACCTGATAAAAACGGCTTCAGCTTGGGCCTCAGCAAGAATGTCCGCCAGGTCTTTGGCGATGAGAAGACGTATTGGCCAATACCCGTTTTTTCAAG TTTAGGAGATGGCTGCTCCTTCCCTACCTGTCTTGTAAACCAGGACCCTGAACAGCCTTCTACGCCCCCTGTCCAAAGCCCACCCAACAAAAG TGTGGGAGAGCCCCCTCAGTTCCCTGCCAAGCCCCTGAGAGAGTCTCAGAGTCGGCTGCTCAACAGTGGAGAGTCATGGCGGGAGAGCAAAGGACCTGGGGACAGAGAGCGGACTG GTACACCAAATCCAGCTCTGACTATAGAAAATGAATTGTAG
- the zdhhc2 gene encoding palmitoyltransferase ZDHHC2 isoform X1, which translates to MAPSGSRSIKRSCKRVLHWIPVLFISIIVAWSYYAYVVQLCIESVENLGEKIVYLLAYHLFFIMFVWAYWQTIFTEPMHPLKEFHLSYSDKELLERVDRGESQQEILRRIVRQDLPVYTRTMSGAIRFCDRCILVKPDRCHHCSVCDKCILKMDHHCPWVNNCVGFSNYKFFMLFLAYSLLYCLFITATDLQYFIKFWLAGGKAHERLKEYLSGLPDTQAKFHIMFLFFAASMFSVSLAALFAYHCWLVCKNRSTLEAVRAPAFRHGPDKNGFSLGLSKNVRQVFGDEKTYWPIPVFSSLGDGCSFPTCLVNQDPEQPSTPPVQSPPNKSVGEPPQFPAKPLRESQSRLLNSGESWRESKGPGDRERTGTPNPALTIENEL; encoded by the exons ATGGCGCCGTCTGGTTCGCGCAGTATTAAAAGAAGCTGTAAGAGAGTTTTACACTGGATCCCGGTTTTATTCATCTCCATAATTGTGGCATGGTCTTACTACGCCTATGTTGTCCAGCTTTGTATTG aATCAGTTGAAAATCTTGGAGAGAAAA TTGTTTACCTCCTGGcatatcatttatttttcatcatGTTTGTGTGGGCATATTGGCAAACTATCTTCACCGAACCCATGCATCCCCTGAAAGAG TTCCATCTGTCATATTCGGACAAAGAGCTGTTGGAACGAGTGGACCGAGGAGAGTCTCAGCAGGAGATTTTGAGGAGGATTGTCCGACAGGATTTACCCGTCTACACGCGCACAATGTCAGGAG CTATTCGTTTTTGTGATCGCTGCATTTTGGTGAAGCCAGACCGCTGTCATCACTGCTCAGTCTGTGATAA GTGTATCTTGAAGATGGATCACCACTGTCCATG gGTGAATAATTGTGTCGGCTTCTCCAACTACAAGTTTTTCATGCTGTTTCTAGCATACTCTTTACTCTATTGCCTTTTCATCACTGCAACGGACCTGCAGTACTTCATCAAATTCTGGTTG GCCGGGGGTAAAGCACATGAACGACTAAAGGAATATTTG AGTGGCCTGCCAGACACCCAGGCCAAGTTCCACATTATGTTCTTGTTCTTCGCTGCCTCTATGTTCTCTGTCAGTCTGGCAGCACTGTTTGCCTACCACTGCTGGCTAGTTTGTAAAAACAGATCAACTCTCG AGGCTGTTCGGGCCCCTGCATTCCGTCATGGACCTGATAAAAACGGCTTCAGCTTGGGCCTCAGCAAGAATGTCCGCCAGGTCTTTGGCGATGAGAAGACGTATTGGCCAATACCCGTTTTTTCAAG TTTAGGAGATGGCTGCTCCTTCCCTACCTGTCTTGTAAACCAGGACCCTGAACAGCCTTCTACGCCCCCTGTCCAAAGCCCACCCAACAAAAG TGTGGGAGAGCCCCCTCAGTTCCCTGCCAAGCCCCTGAGAGAGTCTCAGAGTCGGCTGCTCAACAGTGGAGAGTCATGGCGGGAGAGCAAAGGACCTGGGGACAGAGAGCGGACTG GTACACCAAATCCAGCTCTGACTATAGAAAATGAATTGTAG